In Natronococcus occultus SP4, the following proteins share a genomic window:
- a CDS encoding alkaline phosphatase family protein, translating to MERSAPSRNEEAEPNDESTGMNTLLIGIDAGDLSVFDDLDETEEIPTIHRLCSEGASAPLESQIPPWTPSAWPSMYTGANPGKHGAFGFVGYDGYDWHVTSSDDVNEHTLWSLLDRHGYSSVVVNAPITHPPEEFDGALLPGFIGPESPDCHPEGLLEEVREAIGEYRVYPSYARDDDALPDSEKMKEYRNLIRMRGAAFRYLAEEYDPDFGFVQFQKTDTVFHEFFGDEEKVRSVYETTDDEIAAILERFDPDHVFLASDHGMGEYDGYEFRANEFLKDRGYVETTTSGKGMPSWTPMRRKLRKGEESDTWEPSLGERAAAVVADRFGITARNVGVVLERLGLAETVKKFAPGGVARTANEQVDFENSQAYVRARTELGVRINLEGRDPEGVVSEDEYEQLREELIRELEDVETPDGEPIFETVAPREQYFHGEYADDAVDIVTIPTDFEHALSEQLRGEYFAAAEPWNHKLDGVFAAAGDGVDEDEPLERAHLFDVAPTILASFDVPYSDRMDGSVIPVVDSAGSTSYPAYDGETDEQRTEADEEVTDRLADLGYMN from the coding sequence ATGGAACGGAGCGCGCCGTCTCGAAACGAGGAAGCGGAACCGAACGACGAATCTACCGGTATGAACACGCTACTGATAGGGATCGACGCGGGCGATCTCTCCGTCTTCGACGACCTGGACGAAACGGAGGAGATTCCGACGATCCACCGTCTCTGTTCCGAGGGAGCGAGCGCGCCCCTCGAGTCACAGATCCCGCCGTGGACGCCGAGCGCCTGGCCGTCGATGTACACGGGCGCAAACCCGGGCAAACACGGCGCGTTCGGCTTCGTCGGCTACGACGGTTATGACTGGCACGTAACCAGCAGCGACGACGTCAACGAACACACGCTCTGGTCGCTGCTCGACCGACACGGTTACTCGAGCGTCGTCGTCAACGCGCCGATTACCCATCCGCCCGAGGAGTTCGACGGAGCCTTGCTCCCCGGGTTCATCGGTCCGGAGAGTCCGGACTGTCACCCGGAGGGACTGCTCGAGGAGGTTCGCGAGGCGATCGGGGAGTATCGCGTCTACCCCTCCTACGCCCGGGACGACGACGCGCTACCCGACTCCGAGAAGATGAAAGAGTACCGGAACCTGATCCGGATGCGCGGTGCGGCGTTTCGGTATCTCGCCGAGGAGTACGATCCCGACTTCGGATTCGTCCAGTTCCAGAAAACCGACACCGTCTTCCACGAGTTCTTCGGCGACGAGGAGAAGGTCCGCTCGGTGTACGAAACGACCGACGACGAAATCGCCGCCATCCTGGAGCGGTTCGATCCCGACCACGTCTTCCTCGCCAGTGACCATGGGATGGGCGAGTACGACGGCTACGAGTTCCGAGCCAACGAGTTCCTCAAGGATCGAGGGTACGTCGAGACGACCACTTCCGGGAAGGGAATGCCGTCCTGGACGCCGATGCGACGCAAGCTCCGCAAGGGCGAGGAATCAGACACCTGGGAACCTAGCCTCGGCGAGCGCGCCGCAGCGGTCGTCGCGGACCGGTTCGGGATTACGGCTCGCAACGTCGGCGTCGTCCTCGAGCGGCTCGGGCTGGCCGAGACCGTCAAGAAGTTCGCGCCGGGTGGCGTCGCACGAACCGCGAACGAACAGGTCGACTTCGAGAACTCGCAGGCGTACGTCCGTGCACGTACCGAACTCGGCGTTCGGATCAACCTCGAGGGTCGCGATCCGGAGGGTGTCGTCTCGGAGGACGAGTACGAGCAGCTCCGCGAGGAGCTCATCCGTGAACTCGAGGACGTCGAGACGCCGGACGGCGAGCCGATCTTCGAGACCGTCGCGCCCCGCGAGCAGTACTTCCACGGCGAGTACGCCGACGACGCGGTCGATATCGTGACGATCCCGACCGACTTCGAACACGCGCTCTCCGAACAGCTCCGGGGCGAGTACTTCGCCGCGGCCGAACCGTGGAACCACAAGCTCGACGGCGTCTTCGCCGCCGCCGGAGACGGTGTCGACGAGGACGAACCCCTCGAACGGGCGCACCTGTTCGACGTCGCACCGACGATCCTGGCGTCGTTCGACGTCCCCTACAGCGACCGAATGGACGGGAGCGTGATCCCGGTCGTCGATTCGGCCGGATCGACCTCGTATCCCGCCTACGACGGTGAAACAGACGAGCAGCGCACGGAAGCCGACGAGGAAGTCACGGACCGACTGGCCGACCTCGGCTACATGAACTGA
- a CDS encoding MutS-related protein — MDLESIPGVGEKTARSLSALDDPERALRTGDVAAIASAPGISQGRAARIARGAIRHEHDDPGEFLATDRAREVYRSLLALLKDRTVTDYASQRLETLYPSARRSRIEEVQAFTEDALARDPDPDVLEALEGVEPLREPDDVRVRERCLATTDAERYAEAKEAIPELPVEVVEDAQGLAELARGYATVIALDESFAGITVEGDVRVEPDALGNPAEVVPERSLAFFARNRDRIRAAIEVHRVAALDSDYDLAALEGGLSRLAADGTVAGDEELDRLTAAADDVDAAVGTAETVANDHLREAIREQDVTIEGSDLLSLVERGAGVDSLLSRELADEHAAAVEAAREHVSDALALEPGEAELARRIFTDEPTFPVKRDEDAVARLRTELTTARERRASRLKRELAADLADQREAARQLVRDALELDVELAVARFADEFACTMPTVVDDDVGFAIEGGRSPLLEEPVEAIDPVDYEVAGVALLSGVNSGGKTSTLDLVASVVVLAHMGLPVPAEDARLQRFDDLHYHAKTQGTLDAGAFESTVREFADLAQSGEGSLVLVDELESITEPGASAKIIAGILEALEDNGATAVFVSHLAGEIRETAGFDVTVDGIEAVGLVDGELEVNRSPVKDRLARSTPELIVEKLADESEQESESIRERSFYATLLEKFD, encoded by the coding sequence ATGGACCTCGAGTCGATCCCGGGCGTCGGCGAGAAGACCGCCCGGTCGCTGTCGGCCCTCGACGATCCCGAGCGAGCGCTGCGAACGGGCGACGTCGCGGCGATCGCGTCGGCACCCGGTATCTCGCAGGGCCGGGCCGCTCGCATCGCGCGCGGCGCGATCCGACACGAACACGACGATCCCGGCGAGTTCCTCGCAACCGACCGGGCCCGCGAGGTCTACCGGAGTCTGCTCGCGTTACTCAAAGACCGCACCGTTACCGACTACGCGTCCCAACGCCTCGAGACGCTGTACCCAAGCGCCCGCCGTTCGCGCATCGAGGAGGTGCAGGCGTTCACCGAGGACGCGCTCGCCCGCGACCCCGACCCCGACGTCCTCGAGGCGCTCGAGGGCGTCGAACCGCTTCGGGAACCCGACGACGTTCGGGTCCGCGAGCGCTGTCTGGCGACGACCGACGCGGAACGCTACGCCGAGGCCAAGGAGGCGATCCCCGAACTCCCGGTCGAGGTCGTCGAGGACGCCCAGGGACTGGCCGAACTGGCCCGCGGGTACGCGACGGTGATCGCACTCGACGAATCGTTCGCGGGGATCACCGTCGAAGGCGACGTTCGCGTCGAACCGGACGCGCTCGGGAACCCGGCCGAAGTCGTCCCCGAGCGATCGCTGGCGTTTTTCGCGCGCAACCGCGACCGGATCCGGGCTGCGATCGAGGTTCACCGCGTCGCGGCGCTCGATTCGGACTACGACCTCGCGGCACTCGAGGGCGGCCTCTCCCGGCTCGCAGCGGACGGAACCGTCGCCGGCGACGAGGAGCTCGACCGGCTGACGGCGGCCGCAGACGACGTCGACGCCGCGGTGGGGACGGCCGAAACCGTCGCCAACGATCACCTCCGGGAGGCGATCCGCGAACAGGACGTCACAATCGAGGGGTCGGACCTGCTGTCGCTGGTCGAACGCGGCGCGGGTGTCGACTCGCTGCTCTCCCGAGAGCTGGCCGACGAGCACGCGGCCGCCGTCGAGGCCGCCCGTGAGCACGTGAGCGACGCACTCGCCTTGGAACCCGGGGAGGCCGAGCTGGCCCGTCGGATCTTCACCGACGAGCCGACGTTTCCGGTCAAGCGCGACGAGGACGCGGTCGCTCGCTTACGGACCGAGCTGACGACGGCCAGAGAGCGACGCGCAAGTCGACTCAAGCGGGAGCTCGCGGCCGACCTTGCCGATCAGCGCGAGGCTGCCCGACAGCTCGTCCGTGACGCGCTCGAACTCGACGTCGAGCTCGCCGTCGCCCGTTTTGCCGACGAGTTCGCGTGTACGATGCCGACGGTCGTCGACGACGACGTCGGGTTCGCCATCGAGGGCGGTCGATCCCCGCTGCTCGAGGAACCCGTCGAGGCGATCGACCCCGTCGACTACGAGGTTGCCGGCGTCGCCCTGCTGTCGGGGGTCAACAGCGGCGGGAAGACCTCGACGCTGGATCTGGTGGCGAGCGTCGTCGTCCTCGCCCACATGGGGCTCCCGGTGCCTGCCGAGGACGCACGGCTCCAGCGGTTCGACGATCTTCACTACCACGCGAAGACCCAGGGAACCCTCGATGCGGGGGCTTTCGAGTCGACGGTCAGGGAGTTCGCAGACCTGGCACAAAGCGGGGAAGGGTCGCTTGTACTGGTCGACGAACTCGAGAGCATCACCGAACCCGGCGCCAGCGCCAAGATCATCGCGGGTATCCTCGAGGCGCTCGAGGACAACGGCGCGACCGCGGTCTTCGTCTCTCACCTGGCGGGCGAGATCAGAGAGACGGCCGGGTTCGACGTTACGGTCGACGGGATCGAGGCCGTCGGGCTGGTCGACGGCGAACTCGAGGTCAATCGCTCGCCGGTGAAAGACCGGCTGGCCCGCTCGACGCCCGAACTGATCGTGGAGAAACTCGCCGACGAGTCCGAGCAAGAGTCCGAATCGATCCGAGAACGCTCGTTCTACGCGACGTTGCTCGAAAAGTTCGATTAG
- a CDS encoding glutamate-cysteine ligase family protein, which yields MNTSLEVEYWVIDGDGELTPPESLADLSEYTEREFVEPLFELKTPPCESIPELRATFVSQLEEVLETAERADKGLVPLGTPLNCDGVERRPGKRGQIQKDVLGPKFDYANYCAGAHLHFEKRNVTDQLNALIALDPALALVSSSPYYQGERVANSARAHCYRKRAYADFPRHGQLWNYVESVGEWTRRLERCFEEFEDEALAAGVEPEAIDANFSVDDVVWTPVRLRDEMPTVEWRSPDAALPSQLLQLTEELYAVMETLHDTNVEIDDGDGGTEAGHVTDEGVRLPDYDTVFDLAGVAIRNGLGSTPIVNYLDRMGFSVPDYHPIATQIDGRQYVTKSDARELRLEYASRLESDVEQLAATI from the coding sequence ATGAATACGAGTCTCGAAGTCGAGTACTGGGTGATCGACGGCGATGGCGAACTCACCCCGCCCGAATCGCTCGCTGACCTCTCGGAGTACACCGAGCGGGAGTTCGTCGAACCGCTGTTCGAACTGAAGACGCCACCCTGCGAGTCGATCCCGGAGCTTCGGGCGACGTTCGTCAGCCAGCTCGAGGAGGTCCTCGAGACGGCCGAGCGGGCCGACAAGGGGCTGGTGCCGCTGGGAACGCCGCTCAACTGCGACGGCGTCGAGCGCCGCCCCGGCAAGCGTGGGCAGATCCAGAAGGACGTCCTCGGGCCGAAGTTCGATTACGCGAACTACTGTGCCGGAGCCCACCTCCACTTCGAGAAGCGCAACGTGACCGATCAACTCAACGCACTCATCGCGCTGGATCCGGCGCTGGCGCTGGTGAGCTCGTCGCCGTACTACCAGGGTGAGCGCGTCGCGAACAGCGCTCGGGCCCACTGTTACCGAAAGCGAGCCTACGCCGATTTCCCCAGACACGGGCAGCTCTGGAACTACGTCGAAAGCGTCGGCGAGTGGACCCGTCGACTCGAACGGTGCTTCGAAGAGTTCGAGGACGAGGCCCTCGCGGCCGGCGTCGAACCCGAGGCGATCGACGCGAACTTCTCCGTGGACGACGTCGTCTGGACGCCCGTTCGGCTACGCGACGAGATGCCGACCGTCGAGTGGCGCTCCCCCGACGCGGCGCTTCCGAGCCAGCTACTACAGCTGACCGAGGAGCTGTACGCGGTGATGGAGACGCTTCACGACACGAACGTCGAGATCGACGACGGCGACGGCGGTACCGAGGCCGGCCACGTCACCGACGAGGGGGTCCGGCTCCCCGACTACGATACCGTCTTCGATCTCGCCGGGGTCGCGATCCGGAACGGTCTCGGATCGACACCGATCGTGAACTACCTCGATCGGATGGGGTTTTCCGTCCCCGACTACCACCCGATCGCGACCCAGATCGACGGCCGCCAGTACGTGACGAAAAGCGACGCCCGCGAGCTGCGCCTCGAGTACGCGAGCCGGCTCGAGTCCGACGTCGAACAGCTGGCTGCGACGATCTGA
- a CDS encoding DUF6789 family protein — protein MTVSERIRRLRSKKGASDTTGATARESRAEHAARAAVRGIQAGFVATLIMTAFRLPILRSLPPSANFWSTYVSGNDPEEHPVIGLILHLVYGIQGGVIFGALFALFDADRSIEPEQRGLVWGSVFGMGLSAFGSQIMLKELLDIRLDSDELALFHAAHLVYGLSLGAWVGSRTEGVEDPEDEYEYDDGN, from the coding sequence ATGACCGTCTCCGAACGTATCCGACGACTGCGGTCGAAAAAGGGAGCCTCCGACACTACCGGGGCAACGGCCCGGGAATCCCGCGCCGAGCACGCCGCGCGTGCGGCGGTCCGGGGGATCCAGGCAGGGTTCGTCGCGACACTGATTATGACGGCGTTCCGGCTGCCGATCCTGCGCTCCCTGCCGCCGTCGGCGAACTTCTGGTCGACGTACGTCAGCGGGAACGATCCGGAGGAGCATCCCGTCATCGGGTTGATTCTCCACCTCGTCTACGGTATCCAGGGCGGGGTGATCTTCGGCGCGCTGTTCGCGCTGTTCGACGCCGACCGCTCGATCGAACCCGAGCAGCGAGGCCTCGTCTGGGGATCGGTGTTCGGGATGGGGCTGTCGGCCTTCGGCTCGCAGATCATGCTCAAAGAACTGCTCGACATTCGACTCGATTCCGACGAGCTCGCGCTGTTCCACGCGGCCCACCTCGTCTACGGACTCTCGCTCGGCGCCTGGGTCGGCTCGCGAACCGAGGGCGTCGAGGATCCCGAAGACGAGTACGAGTACGACGACGGCAACTGA
- the larE gene encoding ATP-dependent sacrificial sulfur transferase LarE — translation MIEAKLEDARADLESRDGVLVAFSGGVDSSVVAALAEDALGEDAVACTAKSETLPEAELEDARRVADEIGIRHEIVEFSELDSDAFVENDDDRCYHCRTMRLGEMLEAARELGIETVCDGTNADDPGAGHRPGLQAVEELEVHSPLLAHDITKAEVREIADRYGLSVADKPSMACLSSRIPTGLEVTEDRLTRVERAEALLRQWGFDQFRVRDHDGLARIEVSPDELERALELEFVETVREELSEIGFDHVTLDLHGYRTGSVSPGGESTHDESDAGDDTVVEDVFATESS, via the coding sequence ATGATCGAGGCGAAACTCGAGGACGCACGCGCGGACCTCGAGAGCCGCGACGGCGTGTTGGTCGCCTTCTCCGGCGGGGTCGATTCGAGCGTGGTGGCCGCCCTCGCGGAGGACGCGCTGGGCGAGGACGCGGTCGCCTGCACCGCCAAAAGCGAGACGCTGCCGGAGGCCGAACTCGAGGACGCGCGGCGGGTCGCCGACGAGATCGGTATCCGCCACGAGATCGTCGAGTTCTCCGAGCTCGACAGCGACGCCTTCGTCGAGAACGACGACGACCGGTGCTACCACTGTCGGACGATGCGACTGGGCGAGATGCTCGAAGCCGCCCGCGAGCTCGGGATCGAAACGGTCTGTGACGGGACCAACGCCGACGACCCGGGTGCGGGCCACCGTCCGGGGCTGCAGGCCGTCGAGGAGCTCGAGGTCCACTCCCCGCTGCTGGCCCACGACATCACCAAAGCGGAGGTTCGCGAGATCGCCGACCGGTACGGCCTCTCGGTGGCCGACAAGCCGTCGATGGCGTGTCTGTCCTCGCGCATCCCGACCGGGCTCGAGGTCACCGAGGATCGCCTGACGAGAGTCGAACGGGCGGAGGCGCTGCTCCGACAGTGGGGGTTCGACCAGTTCCGCGTCCGCGACCACGATGGGCTAGCTCGTATCGAGGTCTCGCCCGACGAGCTCGAACGGGCGCTCGAACTCGAGTTCGTCGAGACCGTTCGCGAGGAGCTCTCGGAGATCGGGTTCGACCACGTCACGCTCGATCTGCACGGCTACCGGACCGGGAGCGTCAGTCCCGGCGGGGAGAGCACGCACGACGAGAGCGATGCCGGCGACGACACGGTCGTCGAGGACGTCTTCGCGACGGAGTCGAGCTGA
- a CDS encoding glycosyltransferase, with product MHPVETAARRLSAYDQYLDPQRRSEIRERADALAGERIAHVNTTADGGGVAEILHALVPLSADVGVDVDWYVMDAPDGFYEVTKTIHNGLQGDHTPITGEMRETYRRVTRENATALEERYDAIVLHDPQSLGMAPVLADRFPDATLLWRCHIDPTNAAQPYLEFVESFLDPIDRTIVSHPAYAEALDDADAAIVHPAIDPLTEKNRPLEEVPADLEGGSPDEYPFDDDRPLVVQVSRFDPWKDPLGVVEAYRRVREAGSDVQLVLAGGMPDDDPEGIEIHREVAAETADDDDVYLLTDLPDVGINVLQRCADVAVQKSLREGFALTVSETLWKETPVVGTNVGGIPLQIEDGENGYLVDPDDIGATADRLARLLADDGLRARLGKRGRETVRDRFLLPRLLEEYLTLLEEGISR from the coding sequence ATGCACCCCGTAGAGACCGCGGCTCGGCGGCTCTCGGCCTACGACCAGTATCTCGACCCGCAGCGACGGAGCGAAATCCGCGAGCGGGCCGACGCGCTCGCGGGCGAACGGATCGCCCACGTCAACACGACCGCCGACGGCGGCGGAGTCGCGGAGATCCTGCACGCACTGGTTCCGCTCTCGGCCGACGTCGGCGTCGACGTCGACTGGTACGTCATGGACGCGCCCGACGGGTTCTACGAGGTCACCAAGACGATCCACAACGGGCTACAGGGGGATCACACTCCGATCACCGGCGAGATGCGCGAGACGTACCGGCGCGTCACCCGCGAGAACGCGACCGCACTTGAGGAACGATACGACGCGATCGTCCTCCACGATCCCCAGTCGCTGGGGATGGCGCCCGTCCTCGCCGACCGGTTTCCCGACGCGACCCTGCTCTGGCGCTGTCACATCGACCCGACGAACGCGGCCCAACCCTACCTCGAGTTCGTCGAGTCATTTCTCGATCCGATCGATCGGACGATCGTCAGCCACCCGGCCTACGCCGAGGCGCTCGACGACGCGGACGCGGCGATCGTCCACCCCGCGATCGATCCGCTGACCGAGAAGAACCGACCGCTCGAGGAGGTCCCGGCAGATCTGGAGGGAGGAAGTCCGGACGAGTACCCGTTCGACGACGACCGTCCGCTGGTGGTTCAGGTCTCGCGGTTCGACCCCTGGAAGGATCCGCTGGGCGTGGTCGAAGCCTACCGGCGCGTCCGCGAGGCGGGATCCGACGTCCAGCTGGTGCTCGCCGGCGGGATGCCCGACGACGACCCCGAAGGGATCGAGATCCACCGCGAGGTCGCGGCTGAGACCGCGGACGACGATGACGTGTACCTGCTGACGGATCTTCCGGACGTCGGAATCAACGTGCTCCAGCGATGCGCCGACGTCGCCGTCCAGAAGTCCCTTCGGGAAGGGTTCGCGCTGACCGTTTCCGAGACGCTGTGGAAGGAAACGCCGGTCGTCGGCACAAACGTCGGCGGTATCCCGCTCCAGATCGAGGACGGCGAGAACGGCTACCTCGTCGATCCCGACGACATCGGTGCGACTGCGGATCGGCTCGCCCGGCTGCTCGCCGACGATGGGCTGCGAGCCCGACTCGGGAAACGGGGTCGGGAAACCGTTCGCGATCGATTTCTCCTCCCGCGGCTGCTCGAGGAGTACCTTACCCTCCTCGAAGAGGGGATCAGTCGCTGA
- a CDS encoding nitrite/sulfite reductase has translation MAHKKEAQKEGCYGDEVREHILEFAEDGGYEAIPEDEREEWFTRFKFWGLFHQRDGQESYFMMRLTNASGVLEPGQLQAIAEVARDYATGPVENPEFGDGWIDLTTRQSIQLHWLKLEDVPEIWEKLESVGVSSRSSGGDTMRNISGSALHGKVEEYVDSGPLLERFQEELRGDDALANMPRKFNISVTGSKSGCAQDTLNDIGFEPARKEIDGEAVRGFNVRIGGGLGGRQPRAASPLDVFVRPENAYEVGRGFVELYHEYGDRQNRSKNRSRFFVEDWGEEEIRETLQEEYVDFELETAGESFREEYTYNAGKPADAGKRDHVGVHDQTGEGMHYVGLTVPVGRMPAEDALELAALADEYGSGELRLTRRQNPVIVDVHEDVLEELLAEPLLSEYRPEPSPFERGAMACTGTEFCSIALTETKARMARTLRWLNKNVDLPDDVESIKMHYSGCTADCGQAMTADIGLQGMRARKDGEMVEAFDIGVGGGVGEEPSFVEWVQQRVPADEAPGAIKNLLEAFAAHRREGQTFRQWVEATGTESLIEFCEPEETEFEAPYMTDAKQSWYPFAESESLAEATAKSSLVPSDD, from the coding sequence ATGGCGCATAAGAAGGAAGCACAAAAGGAAGGTTGCTACGGCGACGAGGTTCGCGAACACATCCTCGAGTTCGCCGAGGACGGCGGGTACGAGGCGATCCCGGAGGACGAGCGCGAGGAGTGGTTTACCCGGTTCAAGTTCTGGGGGCTCTTTCACCAGCGGGACGGCCAGGAGTCGTACTTCATGATGCGGCTGACGAACGCCAGCGGCGTCCTCGAACCAGGACAGCTGCAAGCGATCGCCGAGGTCGCCCGCGACTACGCGACGGGACCCGTCGAGAACCCCGAGTTCGGCGACGGCTGGATCGATCTGACGACCCGACAGTCGATCCAGCTCCACTGGCTGAAACTCGAGGACGTCCCCGAGATCTGGGAGAAACTGGAGTCGGTCGGGGTCTCCTCTCGCTCGTCGGGTGGTGATACGATGCGGAACATCTCCGGCAGCGCCCTCCACGGCAAGGTCGAGGAGTACGTCGACTCGGGGCCGCTGCTCGAACGGTTCCAGGAGGAGCTCCGGGGCGACGACGCCCTGGCGAACATGCCCCGGAAGTTCAACATCAGCGTGACGGGCTCGAAATCGGGCTGTGCGCAGGACACGCTCAACGACATCGGCTTCGAGCCGGCGCGCAAGGAGATCGATGGTGAGGCGGTCCGCGGGTTCAACGTCCGGATCGGCGGCGGCCTCGGCGGTCGCCAGCCCCGCGCTGCGAGCCCGCTCGACGTCTTCGTCCGGCCCGAGAACGCCTACGAGGTCGGCCGTGGGTTCGTCGAGCTCTACCACGAGTACGGCGACCGTCAGAACCGCTCCAAGAACCGCTCGCGCTTTTTCGTCGAGGACTGGGGCGAGGAGGAGATCCGCGAGACGCTTCAGGAGGAGTACGTCGACTTCGAACTCGAAACCGCGGGCGAGAGCTTCCGCGAGGAGTACACCTACAACGCCGGCAAACCCGCCGACGCGGGGAAGCGAGACCACGTCGGGGTCCACGACCAGACCGGCGAGGGGATGCACTACGTCGGGCTAACGGTCCCGGTCGGGCGCATGCCCGCCGAGGACGCCCTCGAACTCGCTGCCCTCGCCGACGAGTACGGCTCCGGCGAACTGCGGCTCACGCGCCGGCAGAACCCCGTGATCGTCGACGTTCACGAGGACGTCCTCGAGGAGCTGCTCGCCGAACCGCTGCTCTCCGAGTACCGACCCGAGCCGAGCCCGTTCGAGCGCGGCGCGATGGCCTGTACCGGGACGGAGTTTTGCTCGATCGCGCTGACCGAGACGAAAGCCCGGATGGCCCGTACGCTGCGCTGGCTCAACAAGAACGTCGACCTACCCGATGACGTCGAGAGCATCAAGATGCACTACTCGGGCTGTACGGCCGACTGCGGCCAGGCGATGACCGCCGACATCGGCCTCCAGGGGATGCGCGCCCGCAAGGACGGCGAGATGGTCGAGGCGTTCGACATCGGCGTCGGCGGCGGGGTCGGCGAGGAGCCGTCGTTCGTCGAGTGGGTCCAACAGCGGGTCCCCGCCGACGAGGCACCGGGTGCGATCAAGAACCTGCTCGAGGCGTTCGCGGCTCACCGCCGAGAGGGACAGACGTTCCGCCAGTGGGTCGAGGCGACCGGGACCGAGTCGTTGATCGAGTTCTGCGAACCCGAGGAGACGGAGTTCGAGGCGCCGTACATGACCGACGCCAAGCAGTCCTGGTACCCGTTCGCGGAGTCGGAGTCGCTGGCGGAGGCGACCGCCAAGAGCTCGCTGGTTCCCTCCGACGACTGA
- a CDS encoding twin-arginine translocase subunit TatC produces the protein MSDESATDGDVEPPEEPRDEPAAEGSSDADSEPADDGTAGDDGALESADDEEPELETDGEGIVGDRQEESEPAYPDPDDDVGGISTPPDDEEMPLADHIEEMVLRLAVVFLVGAAGTAIGLLWASQAIDHVWHNVFPSQFEQVPPPHIYHPLELWLTRIKLSALLGIMVALPMFVYQCYLFMKPGLYPNERKYYLAAVPTSVVLGALGMIFSYLLVLPILFQYFTFYAEGSAGIAYALGDTFDLIITLTGFLAIVFQIPLFMMLAIMMGVTTRKWLESKRLYFWAGFAGLSFMFTVDPTMMAPILVAVTMILLFEGTLLLLRWTGR, from the coding sequence ATGTCGGACGAGTCGGCGACCGATGGGGACGTCGAACCCCCCGAGGAGCCGCGGGACGAGCCCGCGGCTGAGGGCTCGAGCGACGCCGATTCCGAACCTGCAGACGACGGGACGGCGGGCGACGACGGCGCGCTCGAGAGTGCCGACGACGAGGAACCCGAACTCGAGACCGACGGCGAGGGGATCGTCGGCGACCGCCAGGAGGAGTCGGAACCGGCCTACCCCGATCCGGACGACGACGTCGGCGGGATCTCGACCCCGCCGGACGACGAGGAGATGCCCCTGGCCGACCACATCGAGGAGATGGTGCTCCGGCTGGCGGTCGTCTTTCTCGTCGGTGCGGCCGGGACCGCGATCGGGCTGCTGTGGGCCTCCCAGGCGATCGATCACGTCTGGCACAACGTCTTCCCCTCCCAGTTCGAACAGGTGCCGCCGCCACACATCTACCACCCGCTGGAGCTGTGGCTGACCCGGATCAAGCTCTCGGCGCTGCTTGGCATCATGGTCGCGCTGCCGATGTTCGTCTACCAGTGTTACCTGTTCATGAAGCCGGGGCTGTACCCCAACGAACGCAAGTACTACCTCGCGGCGGTTCCGACCAGCGTCGTTCTGGGAGCGCTGGGGATGATCTTTTCGTACCTGCTCGTGTTGCCGATCCTCTTCCAGTACTTCACGTTCTACGCCGAGGGGAGCGCGGGGATCGCCTACGCGCTTGGAGATACGTTCGATCTGATCATCACCCTGACCGGCTTCCTCGCGATCGTCTTCCAGATTCCGCTGTTCATGATGCTGGCGATCATGATGGGCGTAACGACCCGGAAGTGGCTCGAGAGCAAGCGGCTCTACTTCTGGGCCGGCTTCGCGGGGCTGTCCTTCATGTTCACCGTCGACCCGACGATGATGGCGCCGATCCTCGTCGCGGTCACGATGATCCTGCTGTTCGAGGGGACGCTGCTGTTGTTGCGCTGGACCGGCAGGTAG